A window of the Herpetosiphon gulosus genome harbors these coding sequences:
- a CDS encoding response regulator: MACLFIVDDQPDTHIILARLLEVDGYTVVGAHNGSEALKQIPVVRPALVLLDLALPGIDGLTVAKQLRTNTSTKHVPIIAMTAFGGNDYRTQAMAAGCSEYLLKPLDFAKLRGVIAQLVLQVA; this comes from the coding sequence ATGGCTTGTTTATTTATAGTTGATGATCAACCAGACACTCACATTATTCTCGCGCGTTTACTTGAGGTTGATGGGTATACGGTGGTTGGGGCACACAATGGTAGTGAAGCCCTGAAGCAGATACCTGTAGTTCGCCCAGCTTTGGTGTTATTGGATTTAGCCTTGCCGGGGATCGATGGTTTAACCGTTGCTAAACAGCTACGCACCAATACCAGCACCAAGCATGTGCCAATTATTGCCATGACGGCCTTTGGTGGCAACGATTATCGTACCCAAGCTATGGCAGCTGGTTGTAGCGAATATCTCTTAAAACCATTGGATTTTGCTAAACTTCGCGGGGTGATTGCGCAATTAGTCTTGCAAGTAGCCTAA
- the pruA gene encoding L-glutamate gamma-semialdehyde dehydrogenase, translated as MLPEYRNEPFVDFSVKANADAMRTALSKVGDELGRTYPLLIGGEHIELADTFDSLNPAKPSQVVGSFAKATVEHANQAVEVAATTFESWRSVAAEERARYLFRAAAVMRRRKFEFMAWLVYEVSKSWAEADADVAEAIDFMEYYGRQAIKFGGPQPVVAYNGEENELRYVPLGVTVVIPPWNFALAIMVGMTTAAIAAGNTVVLKPASASPAIAAQFVRLLVEEAGLPDGVVNFVPGSGGAMGDALVDHAKTRLIAFTGSKEIGLRIFERSAKLQAGQIWLKRTILEMGGKDGIVVDETADLDAAADAIVASAFGFQGQKCSACSRAIIVESVYSTVLKKVVDRTKKLTMGNPTDPKHHLGAVVDQKAFDKIREYIEIGKSEGRLMLGGETGDGSEGYFIPPTIIADIAPEARLSLEEIFGPVLAFIKANDWKHALEIANNTEYGLTGAVFSRSRERLEEARRDFHVGNLYFNRKCTGALVGVQPFGGFNMSGTDSKAGGPDYLLLFTQAKTITDRF; from the coding sequence ATGTTACCCGAGTACCGCAACGAACCGTTTGTCGATTTCAGTGTGAAAGCCAATGCCGATGCGATGCGCACGGCACTGAGCAAAGTTGGCGATGAATTAGGGCGTACTTATCCGCTTCTGATTGGTGGCGAACATATCGAACTGGCTGATACATTTGATTCACTGAATCCGGCCAAGCCAAGCCAAGTTGTCGGCAGTTTTGCCAAGGCAACGGTTGAGCATGCCAATCAAGCGGTGGAAGTTGCCGCCACGACCTTCGAATCATGGCGCAGCGTCGCGGCAGAAGAACGCGCCCGCTATTTGTTCCGCGCTGCGGCAGTGATGCGCCGCCGCAAGTTTGAATTTATGGCGTGGTTGGTGTATGAAGTGAGCAAAAGTTGGGCTGAGGCCGATGCTGATGTGGCCGAAGCAATCGACTTTATGGAATATTATGGTCGTCAGGCAATTAAGTTTGGTGGCCCGCAACCAGTCGTCGCTTACAACGGCGAGGAAAATGAATTACGTTATGTGCCGCTCGGCGTGACTGTGGTGATTCCACCATGGAACTTTGCCTTGGCGATTATGGTCGGCATGACCACCGCTGCAATTGCTGCTGGCAATACGGTAGTGTTGAAGCCAGCCTCGGCCTCGCCTGCAATTGCCGCCCAATTTGTACGCTTGTTGGTTGAAGAAGCTGGTTTGCCCGATGGGGTGGTTAATTTCGTGCCTGGTTCAGGCGGCGCAATGGGCGATGCCCTGGTTGATCACGCCAAAACCCGCTTGATCGCCTTCACTGGCTCGAAAGAAATTGGCTTGCGGATTTTCGAACGCTCAGCCAAATTGCAAGCTGGCCAAATCTGGCTCAAACGCACCATCTTAGAAATGGGTGGCAAAGATGGGATTGTAGTTGATGAAACTGCCGATCTCGATGCTGCTGCCGATGCGATTGTGGCCTCAGCGTTTGGCTTCCAAGGCCAAAAATGCTCAGCCTGTTCGCGGGCAATTATCGTCGAGAGCGTTTATAGCACAGTCTTGAAAAAGGTCGTTGATCGCACCAAAAAGCTGACCATGGGCAATCCCACCGATCCCAAGCACCATCTGGGCGCGGTGGTTGACCAAAAAGCCTTCGACAAGATTCGCGAATATATTGAAATTGGCAAGAGCGAAGGTCGCTTGATGCTTGGCGGCGAAACAGGCGATGGCTCAGAAGGCTATTTCATTCCGCCAACGATTATCGCCGATATTGCCCCCGAAGCTCGGCTCTCCTTGGAAGAAATTTTCGGGCCAGTCTTGGCATTTATCAAAGCCAATGATTGGAAGCATGCCTTGGAAATTGCCAATAACACCGAGTATGGCTTAACTGGAGCAGTGTTTAGTCGCTCACGCGAACGGCTGGAAGAAGCTCGCCGCGATTTCCATGTGGGCAACTTGTATTTCAACCGCAAGTGCACGGGCGCGTTAGTTGGGGTGCAGCCATTTGGTGGCTTCAACATGAGCGGCACCGACTCGAAAGCTGGCGGCCCCGATTACCTCTTGTTGTTCACCCAAGCCAAAACCATCACCGATCGCTTCTAA
- a CDS encoding CoA-binding protein: MSDIKQLLSSAKTIAVVGLSNKPDRASYGVAEYMQRAGYKIIPVNPVLKEPVLGEQPVASLSDIKEPIDIVDIFRRAEDVPPVVEEAIAVGAKAIWMQLGIVNHEAAAAAEAAGLEVVMDKCIKVEHMQQL; encoded by the coding sequence ATGAGCGATATTAAACAACTGTTGAGCAGCGCTAAAACAATAGCTGTAGTCGGCCTGAGCAACAAGCCCGATCGGGCGAGCTATGGCGTAGCTGAATATATGCAACGGGCGGGCTATAAAATTATTCCGGTCAATCCGGTGCTCAAAGAGCCAGTGCTTGGCGAGCAACCAGTTGCATCATTGAGCGATATCAAAGAGCCAATTGATATTGTCGATATTTTTCGCCGCGCCGAAGATGTGCCGCCAGTGGTCGAAGAAGCAATTGCGGTTGGCGCAAAAGCAATTTGGATGCAACTCGGGATTGTTAATCACGAAGCTGCCGCCGCTGCTGAAGCCGCTGGCTTAGAGGTTGTCATGGATAAATGTATTAAAGTCGAGCATATGCAACAGTTGTAG
- a CDS encoding nitroreductase family protein, which translates to MTQPAVNNTLSVAEAISSRRSVRKYTSDQVSQADLNTILELTGKAPSAWNIQPWRFVAVRNQEVKNKLQAAAYGQGQVGSAPVVIAVYSNTAEALDTLADVIHPGVPAEQRQGAIDGILGAFAQRSPEEKEAWGLGQTNIALGYLSLAARSLGYDTSLMLGFDPAQVKEILGLPAHVQLAGLVALGVAAEEGYPHHRHAVEKITQFVD; encoded by the coding sequence ATGACTCAGCCAGCCGTTAACAATACCTTGAGCGTCGCCGAAGCCATTTCAAGCCGCCGCTCAGTTCGTAAATATACCAGCGATCAAGTAAGCCAAGCCGATCTCAACACCATCTTGGAATTGACTGGCAAAGCTCCTTCAGCTTGGAACATTCAACCATGGCGCTTTGTCGCAGTGCGCAACCAAGAAGTCAAAAACAAACTGCAAGCTGCTGCTTATGGCCAAGGCCAAGTTGGTAGCGCTCCAGTGGTAATTGCCGTTTATAGCAATACCGCCGAAGCCCTTGATACCCTCGCCGATGTGATTCACCCAGGCGTGCCAGCCGAACAACGCCAAGGGGCGATCGATGGTATTTTGGGTGCATTTGCTCAACGCAGCCCCGAAGAAAAAGAAGCTTGGGGTTTGGGTCAAACCAATATCGCCCTTGGCTATCTCTCATTGGCCGCTCGCTCATTGGGCTACGACACCTCGTTGATGTTGGGCTTTGACCCAGCGCAAGTCAAAGAAATTTTGGGCTTGCCTGCGCACGTTCAATTGGCAGGGTTGGTTGCCTTGGGCGTTGCTGCTGAAGAAGGCTACCCACACCATCGCCACGCTGTCGAGAAAATCACCCAATTCGTTGACTAA
- a CDS encoding phosphoglucomutase/phosphomannomutase family protein, whose amino-acid sequence MASAIKFGTDGWRAAIAEEYTFDNVRIVTQAVADYLHESGLAPRGLVVGYDTRFGSERFAAATAEVLAANGIHVYLTEKATPTPVVCWSILCKKAGGASIITASHNPPSDNGYKYKPEYAGSASPEVIARLEDRLEKAPVKRMALREAEKQGLVERINGTPDYVAQIKQMVDLEAIKREGWTIINDAMYGAGAGFLPLLLDGGQTKVVPINDTRNPLFPGMRSPEPIDDNLTKLKNVVKQSGAFAGLAYDGDADRVGLVDEKGKFVDQLRVFGLLTYYLLEVKGWRGPIVKSLSTTSMVNRLAELYNVPIYETPVGFKHIGPKMIESHAIIGGEESGGFAFAKHLPERDGILSSLLLLDLFLKRGKTPSETMEELFSKVGPHFYDRLDITYPAEQRDTILKRVDSARPDALAGLTVNSITTQGGYKYHLQDGSWLLIRFSGTEPLLRIYTETRSPELVEKLLAEGRVIAGV is encoded by the coding sequence ATGGCATCAGCAATCAAATTTGGCACCGACGGTTGGCGAGCAGCGATCGCCGAAGAGTATACCTTTGACAATGTGCGAATTGTCACCCAAGCCGTCGCGGATTATCTGCATGAGTCGGGCTTGGCCCCGCGCGGGTTGGTGGTTGGCTATGATACTCGTTTCGGTTCCGAGCGCTTCGCCGCCGCCACCGCCGAGGTGCTGGCTGCCAACGGAATTCATGTCTATTTAACTGAAAAAGCGACTCCTACGCCGGTGGTTTGTTGGAGCATTTTGTGCAAAAAGGCTGGTGGAGCCTCAATTATCACTGCTTCGCACAACCCACCCAGCGATAATGGCTATAAATATAAACCCGAATATGCTGGTTCAGCCTCGCCCGAAGTAATTGCCCGCTTGGAAGATCGTTTGGAGAAAGCGCCAGTTAAACGCATGGCGCTGCGTGAGGCCGAAAAACAAGGCTTGGTTGAACGGATCAACGGCACGCCCGATTATGTGGCGCAGATCAAGCAAATGGTCGATCTTGAGGCAATCAAACGTGAGGGTTGGACGATCATCAACGATGCAATGTATGGGGCTGGGGCTGGTTTCTTGCCACTCTTGCTTGACGGTGGTCAAACCAAAGTTGTGCCAATCAACGATACGCGCAACCCCTTGTTCCCGGGCATGCGTTCGCCCGAGCCAATCGACGACAATTTAACCAAGCTCAAAAATGTGGTTAAGCAAAGTGGAGCCTTCGCGGGCTTGGCCTACGACGGCGATGCAGATCGGGTTGGTTTGGTCGATGAAAAAGGTAAATTTGTTGATCAGCTACGGGTTTTTGGCTTACTGACCTATTATTTATTAGAAGTTAAAGGTTGGCGCGGCCCCATCGTTAAGTCGCTTTCAACCACCTCGATGGTTAATCGTTTGGCTGAGCTTTACAATGTGCCAATTTACGAAACTCCGGTTGGCTTCAAGCATATCGGCCCCAAGATGATCGAATCACACGCAATTATTGGTGGCGAAGAATCAGGTGGGTTTGCCTTTGCCAAGCATTTGCCGGAACGTGATGGGATTTTGTCGTCGTTGCTGTTGCTCGATTTGTTCTTGAAGCGCGGCAAAACGCCCAGCGAAACCATGGAAGAATTGTTCAGCAAAGTTGGGCCACATTTTTATGATCGTTTGGATATTACTTATCCTGCTGAGCAGCGCGATACGATTCTCAAGCGAGTTGATTCAGCCCGCCCCGATGCCTTAGCTGGCTTGACGGTGAATTCGATTACAACCCAAGGCGGCTACAAATATCACCTGCAAGATGGCAGTTGGCTGTTGATTCGCTTCTCGGGCACTGAGCCATTGTTGCGCATTTACACCGAAACCCGCTCACCAGAGTTGGTCGAAAAATTGTTAGCCGAGGGCCGTGTGATCGCTGGCGTATAG
- a CDS encoding NDP-sugar synthase, with protein MRAVILVGGLGTRLRPLTNQLPKPLVPIAGEALMSRTLRRLGNQGVRHVILAVQYLAEQFLAAYGDGTAFGLDLQIVQEPEALGTAGAVRYALEQTNLLEAGPILVLNGDELTDFDVAQLWQAHAQFGGVATIAVRQVADTSAFGVVASDQNQRVYAFQEKPVAGTALANTINSGAYVFEPAAIAQIPTQGFAMLERDLFPSLLAAQAPIYAYQHNAYSQDIGTLAGYLAANAAVLLGHLPYETVHGIQYAAGVWAAADAQISPSAQLIAPIMLGSGCVVGEHARLERVIAWDRVTIEAAANLNNVAIANDVHVAHHATVEGLALG; from the coding sequence ATGCGTGCAGTTATTTTAGTTGGCGGATTAGGCACACGCCTACGCCCATTGACCAATCAACTCCCCAAGCCACTTGTACCGATTGCTGGCGAAGCGTTGATGAGCCGAACCTTGCGGCGTTTGGGCAACCAAGGGGTGCGCCATGTGATTTTGGCAGTGCAATATTTGGCCGAGCAATTTTTGGCTGCCTATGGCGATGGCACAGCCTTTGGGCTAGATTTGCAGATTGTCCAAGAGCCAGAAGCTCTGGGCACAGCTGGCGCAGTGCGCTACGCCCTTGAGCAAACCAATTTGCTTGAGGCTGGGCCGATTTTGGTGCTGAACGGCGACGAATTGACCGATTTTGATGTGGCCCAACTTTGGCAAGCTCATGCCCAATTTGGCGGTGTTGCTACGATTGCCGTGCGCCAAGTGGCCGATACCTCAGCCTTTGGCGTAGTTGCCAGCGATCAAAATCAACGGGTTTATGCCTTCCAAGAAAAACCTGTTGCTGGCACTGCCCTCGCCAACACGATTAATAGCGGAGCCTATGTATTTGAGCCAGCGGCGATTGCCCAGATTCCCACTCAAGGCTTTGCCATGCTCGAACGCGATCTCTTCCCCAGTTTGCTAGCGGCTCAAGCCCCGATTTATGCCTATCAACACAACGCCTACAGCCAAGATATTGGCACATTGGCAGGCTATTTAGCGGCCAACGCAGCGGTATTGCTCGGTCATTTACCATATGAAACGGTGCATGGCATACAATATGCAGCAGGAGTGTGGGCTGCGGCTGATGCTCAAATCAGCCCTAGCGCCCAATTAATTGCCCCGATTATGCTTGGCAGCGGCTGTGTGGTGGGTGAGCATGCCCGACTTGAACGGGTGATCGCATGGGATCGTGTTACAATTGAAGCCGCTGCAAACCTAAACAATGTCGCCATTGCCAATGATGTGCACGTTGCCCACCATGCAACTGTCGAAGGTCTCGCGCTTGGTTAA
- a CDS encoding mannose-1-phosphate guanylyltransferase, with the protein MDILVLAGGTGSRLWPRSRRTKPKQFLPLLSNRTMLQETVDRVRPLIEEGRVFVVTGSDYEELIREQLSDIPRNNVILEPSGRGTASAIGLAAIHMRRSAPDAVMAVLSADHLILRNEAFRQALQAAEVAAREGYLVTLGVKPSFANTGYGYIQCGELITEAHNHKIHRVQRFAEKPDQDTAERYLAKGNYFWNAGIFVWQTKTFLDAIGRHMPELRNQLNQVQASFGKSRYHDTLAHVWENVENITVDYGIMERAPNVAVVPVDIGWSDVGDWHTLTTLMSDDDSANVVIGPHVEVDTKSTLIYSDSGRMIATIGLDGFLVVDTGDALLIAPRDRAQDVKKIVDQLRTEGRNDVL; encoded by the coding sequence ATGGATATTTTAGTGCTTGCTGGGGGTACTGGCTCGCGATTGTGGCCGCGTTCACGTCGTACCAAGCCCAAGCAATTTTTACCCTTGCTTTCAAATCGCACCATGCTGCAAGAAACTGTCGATCGAGTACGGCCTTTGATCGAAGAGGGTCGGGTGTTCGTGGTGACTGGCTCGGATTACGAGGAATTAATTCGTGAGCAGTTGAGCGATATTCCGCGCAATAACGTTATTTTAGAGCCGAGTGGCCGTGGTACAGCTTCGGCGATTGGCTTGGCGGCAATTCATATGCGCCGCTCAGCTCCCGATGCAGTAATGGCGGTCCTGAGCGCTGATCACTTGATTTTACGCAACGAAGCCTTTCGTCAAGCGCTGCAAGCCGCCGAAGTTGCTGCTCGCGAAGGCTATTTGGTGACGCTTGGGGTCAAGCCATCATTTGCCAATACAGGCTACGGCTATATTCAATGTGGCGAATTGATCACCGAAGCTCATAATCATAAAATTCATCGGGTGCAGCGGTTTGCTGAAAAACCCGATCAAGATACTGCTGAGCGCTATCTGGCCAAAGGTAATTATTTCTGGAACGCTGGAATTTTCGTTTGGCAAACCAAAACCTTCCTTGATGCGATTGGCCGCCACATGCCCGAATTGCGCAACCAACTCAATCAAGTGCAAGCCTCGTTTGGCAAATCGCGCTACCACGATACTCTAGCCCACGTCTGGGAGAACGTCGAAAATATCACCGTCGATTATGGGATTATGGAGCGTGCGCCGAACGTCGCGGTTGTGCCAGTTGATATTGGCTGGAGCGACGTTGGCGATTGGCACACCCTGACCACCTTGATGAGCGACGACGATTCGGCCAATGTGGTGATTGGGCCGCACGTCGAGGTTGATACCAAATCGACCTTGATTTACAGCGATTCAGGCCGCATGATCGCCACAATTGGCCTTGATGGCTTTTTGGTGGTCGATACTGGCGATGCCTTGCTGATTGCCCCACGTGATCGCGCCCAAGATGTCAAGAAAATTGTCGATCAATTGCGGACTGAAGGCCGCAATGATGTATTGTAA
- a CDS encoding GDP-mannose 4,6-dehydratase, with protein sequence MTRALITGANGFVGQHLVRYLQQATTWELWALGREAHPQLPTVLADLLDRSAVATAVANAAPDVVVHLAAQSAIPQSFRDPAGTFNINVLGQLHLFEAIKSAQLDPIVLVVGSNAMYGMAHRSGLPADENTMLCPADPYAVSKAAQDLLAGQWWYSHGLKVIRARPFNHTGPGQRADFVVPAFAHQIARIEAGLQPPVIQVGNLTPQRDFSDVRDVVRAYHLLLERAQPGEIYNIGVGQSVSIQSILDRLIALSGQTITVEVDPQRLRPVDVPIVACDASRLRSQIGWEPQYRLDDTLSDILNEWRGHVATEQERVGSHINQ encoded by the coding sequence ATGACACGAGCATTAATTACTGGCGCTAATGGCTTTGTTGGCCAACATCTTGTTCGCTATTTGCAGCAAGCAACGACTTGGGAATTATGGGCTTTGGGGCGTGAAGCCCACCCACAACTTCCAACGGTGCTGGCTGATCTGCTTGATCGTTCGGCGGTAGCAACGGCGGTGGCAAATGCAGCTCCTGATGTGGTGGTGCATTTAGCGGCCCAATCGGCGATTCCCCAATCGTTTCGTGATCCCGCTGGGACATTTAATATCAATGTACTCGGCCAATTGCACCTGTTTGAAGCGATCAAGTCGGCTCAACTTGATCCAATTGTGTTGGTGGTTGGCTCGAATGCGATGTATGGCATGGCCCATCGTTCAGGCTTGCCCGCCGACGAAAACACCATGCTTTGCCCAGCTGATCCGTATGCTGTTTCCAAGGCAGCCCAAGATTTGCTGGCGGGGCAATGGTGGTATAGCCATGGCCTGAAGGTGATTCGTGCTCGGCCATTTAACCATACTGGGCCTGGCCAACGGGCTGATTTTGTTGTGCCAGCCTTTGCCCACCAAATTGCTCGCATCGAAGCAGGCTTGCAGCCGCCAGTGATTCAGGTTGGCAACCTTACGCCGCAGCGCGATTTTAGCGATGTGCGTGATGTTGTGCGGGCCTATCATCTGCTGCTTGAACGAGCGCAGCCTGGCGAAATTTATAATATTGGCGTAGGTCAGAGTGTCTCAATTCAGTCAATTCTTGATCGCCTCATTGCACTCAGTGGCCAAACGATCACGGTCGAAGTTGATCCTCAACGCTTGCGTCCAGTTGATGTGCCAATTGTGGCGTGCGATGCTAGTCGCTTGCGCAGCCAAATCGGGTGGGAGCCGCAGTATCGTCTTGATGATACGCTGAGCGATATTCTGAATGAATGGCGCGGCCACGTCGCAACCGAGCAAGAGAGAGTTGGTTCCCACATTAACCAATAA
- a CDS encoding NUDIX hydrolase, whose translation MFEQFHLPIAVSAELADLVARFGMPRLHQVALIVPDGQYPATAAEQALVVQGLFAPFGKADRYGEVCMVVQRPDGSLISARKAYYPAEAFRLLTGGINYDEPVYEALLRETAEETGLDVQVERFLAAVSYRPTTSPTPTFYTFAFLLRELGGTLGAVDESEQVAAFGFPQVNDLPTLASQLESLSGSEDHEIAGNWQDWGRFRAVPHRVIWNYFQA comes from the coding sequence ATGTTCGAGCAATTTCACCTTCCGATTGCGGTTAGCGCCGAATTAGCCGATTTAGTCGCTCGTTTTGGCATGCCCCGTTTGCATCAAGTGGCCTTGATTGTGCCCGATGGTCAGTATCCGGCTACTGCCGCTGAGCAGGCGCTTGTTGTCCAAGGCCTCTTTGCACCCTTTGGCAAAGCCGACCGCTATGGCGAAGTTTGTATGGTCGTGCAACGACCCGATGGCAGCCTGATTAGTGCGCGGAAGGCCTATTATCCGGCTGAGGCTTTTCGCTTATTGACTGGTGGGATCAATTACGATGAGCCAGTCTATGAGGCGTTATTGCGCGAAACCGCCGAAGAAACCGGGCTTGATGTGCAGGTTGAGCGCTTTTTGGCGGCGGTCAGTTATCGCCCAACCACCAGCCCAACGCCCACGTTTTATACCTTTGCCTTTTTGCTGCGCGAATTGGGTGGCACATTGGGGGCAGTCGATGAATCGGAGCAAGTCGCGGCCTTTGGCTTTCCTCAGGTGAACGATCTGCCAACCCTTGCTAGCCAGCTCGAAAGCTTGAGCGGCAGCGAAGATCACGAAATTGCTGGCAATTGGCAAGATTGGGGCCGTTTTCGAGCTGTGCCACATCGAGTTATTTGGAATTATTTTCAAGCCTAA
- a CDS encoding glycosyltransferase family 2 protein: protein MLLSVAIIARDEERHIGAALASIGNLAAEIVVLLDPRTRDRTAEICAQAGARVVEAMFESFPAQRNRALAECRGEWVLFLDADERVTPNLQHEIRQLLQGQSSHVGYWIPRFNRYWGRALRGGGWYPDYQLRLLQRSKAQYDTTRLVHELVILDGSEGQLTQHLEHINIESWAELREKQQRYAQAEAATLYRNGVRVKPQNYILQPLRAIWRRYITWGGYRDGWLGMLLALVLGWYEFKMYLALAKHGA, encoded by the coding sequence ATGTTGTTATCTGTTGCAATTATTGCTCGCGATGAAGAGCGCCATATCGGGGCCGCTTTGGCCTCAATCGGCAATCTGGCGGCTGAGATTGTGGTTTTGCTCGACCCCCGTACCCGCGATCGCACCGCTGAAATTTGTGCTCAAGCTGGGGCACGTGTGGTCGAAGCGATGTTTGAGTCGTTTCCGGCGCAGCGCAATCGGGCTTTGGCCGAATGCCGAGGCGAGTGGGTGTTGTTTTTAGATGCTGATGAGCGGGTAACTCCCAACTTACAGCATGAAATTCGCCAGCTGTTGCAAGGCCAATCAAGCCATGTCGGCTATTGGATTCCGCGCTTCAATCGCTATTGGGGGCGAGCGTTGCGCGGCGGCGGTTGGTATCCCGACTATCAGCTACGTCTATTACAACGCAGCAAAGCCCAGTATGACACCACGCGCTTGGTGCATGAATTGGTGATATTGGATGGCAGCGAAGGCCAGTTAACCCAACATCTTGAACATATCAATATTGAATCGTGGGCCGAGTTGCGTGAAAAACAGCAGCGTTATGCCCAAGCCGAGGCCGCCACGCTCTATCGCAATGGCGTGCGCGTCAAGCCCCAAAACTATATTTTGCAGCCGTTGCGAGCAATTTGGCGGCGCTATATCACTTGGGGTGGCTATCGCGATGGCTGGTTGGGTATGCTTTTGGCCTTGGTGCTGGGCTGGTATGAGTTTAAAATGTACCTCGCCTTAGCCAAACATGGGGCTTAA
- a CDS encoding DNA starvation/stationary phase protection protein, which translates to MDKRLKTPTDLDAKATGPVIEALNRSLANSFALYMKYKNFHWHLTGRHFRDLHLMFDEHANQIFATTDILAERARRIGGTSLRSIGHISELQTIDDNNAEFVEPANMLTELVGDNQTLVKNLRKAHDVADKANDVATASELEPMIDQTENRVWFLFELSQETKG; encoded by the coding sequence ATGGATAAACGTTTAAAAACCCCAACTGACTTAGATGCAAAAGCGACTGGCCCAGTCATCGAGGCACTCAACCGCAGCTTGGCCAATTCGTTTGCCCTATATATGAAATACAAAAATTTCCATTGGCATTTGACTGGTCGCCATTTTCGCGATTTGCATTTGATGTTCGATGAGCATGCTAATCAGATTTTTGCCACAACCGATATTTTGGCCGAACGCGCTCGCCGCATTGGGGGCACATCGTTGCGCTCAATCGGCCATATCAGCGAACTGCAAACGATTGATGATAATAATGCTGAGTTTGTTGAGCCAGCAAACATGCTAACTGAGTTGGTTGGCGATAATCAAACCTTGGTAAAAAACTTGCGCAAAGCCCATGACGTAGCCGATAAGGCCAATGATGTGGCCACCGCCAGTGAGCTTGAACCAATGATTGATCAGACCGAAAATCGAGTTTGGTTTCTTTTTGAACTTTCTCAAGAAACCAAAGGTTAA
- a CDS encoding alpha/beta fold hydrolase: MQTSIHFLSADGSTLLEGKWLAPSQSTQMVAVLAHHFPPMSNMDQRAIFATFKVLRDRGWGVLRYNSRGVGQSQGEFSGGPGEALDLQAALTEARQRAPQAKICLIGWSFGAQLVLRVMANDPTIRATVAVTPNPVGLQESAQGQHGPLLAIVAERDQFFDLIETRTAFEQATEPKTWHLLKWADHYYLTREDEVGQFTVDWLEQALNNNTEQ, translated from the coding sequence ATGCAAACATCAATTCATTTTCTTTCTGCCGATGGCAGCACCTTACTTGAGGGCAAATGGCTAGCTCCAAGCCAATCGACACAAATGGTTGCTGTATTGGCGCATCATTTTCCGCCAATGTCGAATATGGATCAGCGGGCGATTTTTGCAACCTTCAAAGTGTTGCGCGACCGTGGTTGGGGGGTTTTACGCTACAACTCACGCGGGGTTGGCCAAAGCCAAGGCGAATTTAGTGGCGGCCCAGGCGAAGCTCTCGATTTGCAAGCAGCCTTGACCGAAGCGCGGCAACGTGCACCGCAGGCCAAAATCTGCTTAATTGGCTGGTCGTTTGGAGCACAATTGGTATTACGGGTGATGGCCAACGACCCAACGATTCGGGCAACCGTGGCAGTTACGCCCAACCCTGTTGGATTACAGGAGAGTGCTCAAGGCCAACATGGGCCGTTATTGGCAATTGTGGCCGAGCGCGATCAATTTTTCGATTTGATTGAAACCCGCACGGCGTTTGAACAAGCAACTGAGCCAAAAACCTGGCATTTGCTCAAATGGGCCGATCATTATTATCTAACCCGTGAAGATGAAGTAGGGCAATTCACAGTCGATTGGCTCGAACAGGCATTAAATAACAACACGGAGCAGTAA